The Actinomycetota bacterium genome window below encodes:
- a CDS encoding purine-nucleoside phosphorylase, producing MNPVEQFKNQIREATNFVRERMIIKPKVGIVLGSGLGGLVDEIADKKVIPYRDIPHFPIPMTPGHLGNLVSGKFEGKGVIVMQGRPHYYEGYTMKGITLPIRVFKGLGVEILILSNAAGGLNPDFNVRDFMVITDHINLMGTNPLIGLNDPELGPRFPDMSQVYDERLIEIAQKVAREEGIKLYKGVYVGISGPSYETPAEIKFLAQIGADAVGMSTVPEAIVANHAGLRVLGISCITDVVSGKKKVTHEEVLVQAEKAEVNLRKLIKGIVQKVVEG from the coding sequence ATGAATCCCGTAGAGCAGTTTAAAAACCAGATCAGAGAAGCAACGAACTTTGTTCGAGAGAGGATGATAATAAAACCCAAGGTCGGCATAGTTTTGGGCTCAGGACTCGGTGGATTGGTTGATGAAATTGCGGATAAAAAAGTTATTCCTTATCGAGATATCCCTCATTTTCCCATCCCAATGACCCCAGGTCACTTAGGGAATTTAGTCTCGGGTAAATTTGAGGGGAAAGGAGTCATCGTCATGCAGGGACGTCCTCATTATTACGAAGGATACACCATGAAAGGAATAACTCTTCCCATCAGGGTGTTTAAAGGATTAGGTGTCGAGATACTCATCCTCAGTAATGCGGCTGGAGGACTTAACCCTGATTTCAATGTCAGGGATTTTATGGTCATCACGGATCACATCAACCTGATGGGAACCAATCCCCTCATCGGGCTAAATGACCCAGAACTCGGACCTCGTTTCCCTGATATGTCCCAGGTTTATGATGAGAGACTTATTGAAATCGCTCAGAAAGTTGCTCGGGAGGAGGGAATCAAGTTATACAAGGGTGTCTATGTTGGGATTTCGGGGCCGAGCTACGAAACTCCCGCGGAAATTAAATTTCTGGCTCAGATAGGAGCGGATGCCGTGGGGATGTCGACGGTGCCCGAAGCAATAGTAGCTAACCATGCGGGTTTAAGGGTTTTGGGAATTTCCTGCATCACCGATGTGGTGTCGGGTAAAAAGAAGGTGACTCACGAAGAGGTTCTGGTTCAGGCTGAGAAAGCCGAGGTAAACTTAAGAAAACTCATTAAAGGCATTGTCCAGAAAGTCGTTGAAGGTTGA